From Rhododendron vialii isolate Sample 1 chromosome 10a, ASM3025357v1, the proteins below share one genomic window:
- the LOC131302611 gene encoding uncharacterized protein LOC131302611 isoform X1 — protein MASSLLCFRYVPTMPLVKQTSTRPSLQIRAQGFRDEGSIDGNMSILRERIEEVRIKERLERCCRKENGWNYATGCDYKHKRSADSSQFFEILFGMVFGTFILTIVTGSLCLWLVSLLIHLYQ, from the exons ATGGCTTCGTCTCTGCTTTGTTTCCGGTACGTACCGACTATGCCATTGGTGAAGCAGACCAGTACTCGGCCGTCCCTGCAAATAAGAGCTCAGGGCTTTAGAGATGAAG GTAGCATTGATGGAAATATGAGCATTCTAAGGGAGAGGATAGAAGAGGTTAGGATCAAGGAGAGATTGGAGAGGTGTtgcagaaaagaaaatggatggaaTTACGCAACCGGCTGTGATTACAAGCACAAAAGGTCTGCGGATTCATCGCAgttttttgaaatattgtttGGAATGGTTTTTGGGACTTTTATCCTTACCATTGTCACTGGAAGTCTCTGTCTTTGGCTTGTTTCCCTGTTAATCCACTTGTACCAATGA
- the LOC131302611 gene encoding uncharacterized protein LOC131302611 isoform X4 — protein sequence MASSLLSLQYAPSMPSVKQTSSRPSLQIRAQGFKDEGSIDGNMSILRERIEEVRIKERLERCCRKENGWNYATGCDYKHKRSADSSQFFEILFGMVFGTFILTIVTGSLCLWLVSLLIHLYQ from the exons ATGGCTTCTTCTCTGCTTTCTCTCCAGTATGCACCGAGTATGCCATCCGTGAAGCAGACTAGTTCTCGGCCGTCTCTGCAAATAAGAGCTCAGGGCTTCAAAGATGAAG GTAGCATTGATGGAAATATGAGCATTCTAAGGGAGAGGATAGAAGAGGTTAGGATCAAGGAGAGATTGGAGAGGTGTtgcagaaaagaaaatggatggaaTTACGCAACCGGCTGTGATTACAAGCACAAAAGGTCTGCGGATTCATCGCAgttttttgaaatattgtttGGAATGGTTTTTGGGACTTTTATCCTTACCATTGTCACTGGAAGTCTCTGTCTTTGGCTTGTTTCCCTGTTAATCCACTTGTACCAATGA
- the LOC131302611 gene encoding uncharacterized protein LOC131302611 isoform X2, with product MASSLLSLQYAPSMPSVKQTSSRPSLQIRAQGFKDEGSIDGNMSILRERIQEVRIKERLERCCRKENGWNYAAGHDYKHKRSAGSSQFLEVFGMVFGTLGLTIVTGSLCLWLVSLFIQYLYQ from the exons ATGGCTTCTTCTCTGCTTTCTCTCCAGTATGCACCGAGTATGCCATCCGTGAAGCAGACTAGTTCTCGGCCGTCTCTGCAAATAAGAGCTCAGGGCTTCAAAGATGAAG GTAGCATTGATGGAAATATGAGCATTCTAAGGGAGAGGATTCAagaggttaggatcaaagagagattGGAGAGGTGTtgcagaaaagaaaatggatggaaTTACGCAGCCGGCCACGATTACAAGCACAAAAGGTCCGCGGGTTCATCCCAGTTTCTTGAAGTGTTTGGAATGGTTTTCGGGACTCTTGGCCTTACCATTGTCACTGGAAGTCTTTGTCTTTGGCTTGTTTCCCTGTTTATCCAGTACTTGTACCAATGA
- the LOC131302611 gene encoding uncharacterized protein LOC131302611 isoform X5 — protein sequence MIPFPYLDGSIDGNMSILRERIQEVRIKERLERCCRKENGWNYAAGHDYKHKRSAGSSQFLEVFGMVFGTLGLTIVTGSLCLWLVSLFIQYLYQ from the exons ATGATACCATTCCCATACCTTGATG GTAGCATTGATGGAAATATGAGCATTCTAAGGGAGAGGATTCAagaggttaggatcaaagagagattGGAGAGGTGTtgcagaaaagaaaatggatggaaTTACGCAGCCGGCCACGATTACAAGCACAAAAGGTCCGCGGGTTCATCCCAGTTTCTTGAAGTGTTTGGAATGGTTTTCGGGACTCTTGGCCTTACCATTGTCACTGGAAGTCTTTGTCTTTGGCTTGTTTCCCTGTTTATCCAGTACTTGTACCAATGA
- the LOC131302611 gene encoding uncharacterized protein LOC131302611 isoform X3 — protein MASSLLSLQYAPSMPSVKQTSSRPSLQIRAQGFKDEGHIDGNMSILRERIQEVRIKERLERCCRKENGWNYAAGHDYKHKRSAGSSQFLEVFGMVFGTLGLTIVTGSLCLWLVSLFIQYLYQ, from the exons ATGGCTTCTTCTCTGCTTTCTCTCCAGTATGCACCGAGTATGCCATCCGTGAAGCAGACTAGTTCTCGGCCGTCTCTGCAAATAAGAGCTCAGGGCTTCAAAGATGAAGGTCA CATTGATGGAAATATGAGCATTCTAAGGGAGAGGATTCAagaggttaggatcaaagagagattGGAGAGGTGTtgcagaaaagaaaatggatggaaTTACGCAGCCGGCCACGATTACAAGCACAAAAGGTCCGCGGGTTCATCCCAGTTTCTTGAAGTGTTTGGAATGGTTTTCGGGACTCTTGGCCTTACCATTGTCACTGGAAGTCTTTGTCTTTGGCTTGTTTCCCTGTTTATCCAGTACTTGTACCAATGA
- the LOC131302610 gene encoding uncharacterized protein LOC131302610 isoform X1: MSGTEDIKDREHVEGEVLEDSEKAKPSPLPVEGEGEVLEDSEKAKPSPLPVEREVLEDSEKAMPSPQQEEEAVKKKYGGIMPKKTPLISKDHERAFFDSADWALRKQGVEKPKGPLEELRPKLQPTQQQTRYRKSHYAPSDEEGGIAPPEDAATNE, from the exons ATGTCAGGCACGGAAGATATCAAAGATCGTGAACATGTGGAAGGAGAGGTCCTAGAGGACTCTGAGAAAGCCAAACCATCACCCCTGCCTGTGGAAGGAGAAGGAGAGGTCCTAGAGGACTCTGAGAAAGCCAAACCATCACCCTTGCCTGTGGAAAGAGAGGTCCTAGAGGACTCTGAGAAAGCCATGCCATCACCCCAGCAGGAG GAGGAAGCTGTCAAGAAGAAGTATGGAGGAATAATGCCCAAGAAAACCCCACTTATATCCAAG GACCATGAACGTGCTTTCTTTGACTCTGCTGATTGGGCTCTGAGGAAG CAAGGTGTAGAGAAGCCCAAAGGACCACTTGAAGAACTTCGACCTAAATTGCAG CCAACACAACAGCAAACACGATACCGGAAATCTCATTATGCACCATCTGATGAAGAAG GAGGGATTGCTCCACCTGAGGATGCAGCAACAAATGAATGA
- the LOC131302610 gene encoding uncharacterized protein LOC131302610 isoform X2 yields MSGTEDIKDREHVEGEVLEDSEKAKPSPLPVEGEGEVLEDSEKAKPSPLPVEREVLEDSEKAMPSPQQEEEAVKKKYGGIMPKKTPLISKDHERAFFDSADWALRKQGVEKPKGPLEELRPKLQIYAYL; encoded by the exons ATGTCAGGCACGGAAGATATCAAAGATCGTGAACATGTGGAAGGAGAGGTCCTAGAGGACTCTGAGAAAGCCAAACCATCACCCCTGCCTGTGGAAGGAGAAGGAGAGGTCCTAGAGGACTCTGAGAAAGCCAAACCATCACCCTTGCCTGTGGAAAGAGAGGTCCTAGAGGACTCTGAGAAAGCCATGCCATCACCCCAGCAGGAG GAGGAAGCTGTCAAGAAGAAGTATGGAGGAATAATGCCCAAGAAAACCCCACTTATATCCAAG GACCATGAACGTGCTTTCTTTGACTCTGCTGATTGGGCTCTGAGGAAG CAAGGTGTAGAGAAGCCCAAAGGACCACTTGAAGAACTTCGACCTAAATTGCAG ATATATGCGTATCTGTAG